One region of Girardinichthys multiradiatus isolate DD_20200921_A chromosome 1, DD_fGirMul_XY1, whole genome shotgun sequence genomic DNA includes:
- the mmp9 gene encoding matrix metalloproteinase-9, producing MRCCTLVVCLLLGIGVQNGWSLPVKSVFVTFPGDIVKNVTDMELAESYLKKFGYMETEHRSSFQSMVSTSKALKRMQRQMGLEETGELDKKTLEAMKHPRCGVPDVANYKTFDGDLKWDHNDVTYRILNYSPDMDSSQIDDAFARAFKVWSDVTPLTFTRLFQGTADIMISFGKADHGDPYPFDGKDGLLAHAYPPGEGMQGDAHFDDDEYWTLGKGGVVKTRYGNAEGAMCHFPFIFEGKSYTSCTTEGRKDKLPWCATTADYNRDKKYGFCPSELLYTFDGNADGAPCVFPFTFLGKEYDSCTTEGRNDGYRWCATTRNFDVDKKFGFCPSRDTAVIGGNSEGEPCHFPFVFLGKEYNSCTSEGRGDGKLWCGTTDSYDEDKKWGFCPDQGYSLFLVAAHEFGHALGLDHSNIRDALMFPMYSYIEDFSLHEDDIEGIQYLYGSKTGPDPTAPQPDTPATTPYPDETDATEEPEPTDPSIVTTPSTVDPTKDACKMVKFDTITVIQGHLHFFKDGLFWKVPNRTNGGRQGPFSISESWSALPAVIDSAFEDLLTKKLYFFSGNRFWVYTENNVLGPRSIEKLGLPPSVQKVEGALQRGKSKVLLFSGENFWRLDLKTQTIDKGYPKYTDVIFGGVPNDAHDVFQYKGNTYFCRDRFYWRMNSRRQVDRVGYVKYDLLNCADASGIYY from the exons ATGAGATGCTGTACGTTAGTTGTGTGTTTACTTTTGGGAATAGGCGTGCAGAATGGATGGAGCCTTCCTGTCAAGTCGGTCTTTGTCACCTTCCCAGGGGACATCGTCAAGAACGTGACAGATATGGAGCTAGCAGAA AGTTATCTAAAGAAGTTTGGCTACATGGAGACAGAGCACCGCAGTAGCTTCCAGTCCATGGTGTCCACGTCCAAGGCACTGAAGAGGATGCAGAGGCAGATGGGTCTGGAGGAGACTGGAGAGCTGGATAAAAAAACGCTGGAGGCCATGAAACATCCCCGCTGTGGTGTTCCTGATGTGGCCAATTATAAAACCTTTGATGGGGACCTCAAATGGGACCATAATGATGTTACATACAG GATCCTGAACTATTCTCCTGACATGGACAGCTCTCAGATTGACGATGCCTTTGCAAGAGCCTTCAAGGTGTGGAGTGATGTCACTCCTCTGACGTTTACCCGTCTCTTTCAAGGCACCGCTGACATCATGATATCATTTGGAAAAGCTG ACCATGGGGATCCATACCCTTTTGACGGTAAGGATGGCCTTCTAGCTCACGCCTATCCTCCTGGTGAGGGCATGCAGGGGGATGCCCACTTTGACGATGACGAGTACTGGACTCTGGGAAAAGGAGGAG TGGTGAAGACTCGCTATGGTAACGCAGAAGGCGCCATGTGTCACTTCCCCTTCATTTTTGAGGGCAAATCTTACACCAGCTGCACCACCGAAGGCCGTAAAGACAAACTGCCGTGGTGTGCAACCACAGCTGACTACAACAGAGACAAAAAATATGGCTTCTGCCCAAGTGAAC TTCTGTACACATTTGACGGAAATGCGGATGGAGCTCCATGTGTCTTCCCCTTCACCTTCCTGGGTAAGGAGTATGACAGCTGTACCACCGAGGGCCGCAACGATGGATATCGCTGGTGTGCCACCACAAGAAACTTTGACGTGGACAAGAAATTTGGCTTCTGTCCCAGCCGTG ACACTGCTGTAATTGGAGGAAACTCTGAGGGAGAGCCCTGCCACTTTCCCTTTGTGTTTCTGGGCAAGGAGTATAACTCATGTACTAGTGAGGGGAGAGGAGATGGTAAATTGTGGTGTGGCACTACTGACAGCTATGATGAAGACAAGAAATGGGGTTTCTGTCCTGACCAGG GTTATAGCCTTTTTCTGGTGGCCGCCCACGAGTTTGGACACGCCCTTGGTTTGGATCACTCCAATATTAGAGACGCTCTCATGTTCCCCATGTACAGCTACATAGAAGACTTCTCCCTGCATGAGGATGACATTGAAGGCATTCAGTACCTCTATG GAAGTAAAACAGGCCCTGATCCCACTGCCCCTCAGCCTGACACTCCTGCCACAACTCCTTACCCTGATGAGACCGATGCCACAGAGGAACCTGAACCTACTGATCCATCCATCGTGACCACGCCATCCACTGTAGATCCGACCAAAGATGCCTGCAAGATGGTCAAGTTTGACACCATCACTGTGATTCAGGGACATCTGCATTTCTTTAAAGATGG ACTATTCTGGAAGGTACCAAACAGGACAAATGGAGGCCGACAGGGACCCTTTTCCATTTCTGAGAGTTGGTCAGCTCTACCAGCTGTCATTGACTCTGCCTTTGAGGATCTTCTGACCAAAAAACTGTACTTTTTTTCAG GAAACAGGTTCTGGGTGtacacagaaaacaatgtgctgGGTCCCCGCAGCATTGAGAAACTTGGTTTGCCCCCAAGCGTTCAGAAGGTGGAGGGAGCGCTGCAGAGAGGGAAGAGCAAAGTGCTGCTCTTCAGTGGAGAGAACTTCTGGAG GTTGGATCTGAAGACCCAAACAATTGACAAAGGCTACCCCAAATACACCGATGTTATCTTTGGAGGTGTCCCTAATGATGCTCACGATGTGTTCCAGTACAAAG gcaACACCTACTTCTGCAGAGACCGCTTCTACTGGCGTATGAATTCTCGCAGGCAGGTGGACAGGGTGGGCTACGTAAAATATGACCTTCTGAATTGTGCAGATGCCTCAGGAATTTACTATTGA